One genomic segment of Chiloscyllium plagiosum isolate BGI_BamShark_2017 chromosome 10, ASM401019v2, whole genome shotgun sequence includes these proteins:
- the ccnk gene encoding cyclin-K isoform X2 has product MKENKENSTPTTALANADLRKPCWYWDKKDLAHTPSQLEGLDPATEARYRREGARFIFDVGTRLGLHYDTLATGIIYFHRFYMFHSFKQFPRYVTGACCLFLAGKVEETPKKCKDIIKTARSLLNDVQFSQFGDDPKEEVMVLERILLQTIKFDLQVEHPYQFLLKYAKQLKGDKNKLQKLVQMAWTFVNDSLCTMLCLQWEPEIIAVAVMYLAGRLCKFEIQEWSAKPIYRRWWEQFVQDVPVELLEDICHQILDLYSQGQQQMPQAPQPQLPTIPSLEQPIPPLQVQQTKKLSPQSTPPRQIKRPAVASPKEDGKTTELQPPKIPKLETPHPVLPPTTHPPPERKPSISTGTSIIESEPPPTGNASEVAKPSIPPPLHPPTVHQQPQIPQRPPPSAAYIMGMSTTSSYMSGEGFQSLQSMMKTDGPSYGSMPSYGPPTHVPYHPHVYPNPSVPPPTNYPPNIPPPNPGYPPPGYNPTYLPPPRIPPAHTVPPPPALGLPPTSYPPPTVPPGGQPPGPPPPPPGMPPVAGLTRGWLR; this is encoded by the exons ATGAAGGAAAATAAGGAGAACTCCACCCCAACTACAGCACTGGCAAATGCAGACCTCAGGAAGCCATGCTGGTATTGGGACAAAAAGGATCTGGCCCACACCCCATCACAACTTGAAGGACTTGATCCAGCAACAGAGGCACGCTACCGTCGGGAGGGTGCCAGGTTTATATTTGATGTGGGAACACGTTTGGGGCT ACATTATGACACACTGGCCACAGGAATAATATATTTTCATCGTTTCTATATGTTTCATTCCTTCAAGCAATTTCCACGATAT gtTACAGGAGCCTGCTGCCTCTTCCTGGCTGGGAAAGTAGAAGAGACTCCTAAAAAGTGTAAAGACATCATTAAAACCGCTCGAAGTTTGCTGAATGATGTACAGTTTTCACAGTTTGGAGATGATCCCAAG GAAGAAGTCATGGTACTGGAGAGGATTTTGTTACAGACAATTAAATTTGACTTGCAGGTTGAACATCCCTATCAGTTCTTGCTTAAGTATGCTAAACAGCTTAAAG GTGACAAAAATAAACTTCAAAAGCTGGTGCAAATGGCTTGGACGTTTGTAAATGATAG CCTGTGCACCATGCTTTGTCTGCAGTGGGAGCCAGAGATCATTGCTGTGGCTGTGATGTACCTCGCTGGTAGGCTGTGCAAATTTGAAATCCAAGAGTGGTCAGCTAAGCCCAtttacagaaggtggtgggaacaGTTTGTACAGGACGTGCCTGTGGAACTACTGGAAG ACATCTGCCATCAGATACTGGACCTTTATTCCCAGGGTCAACAACAGATGCCCCAGGCACCCCAGCCACAACTGCCAACAATACCAAGTTTGGAGCAACCGATACCACCACTGCAGGTGCAGCAAACCAAAAAACTTTCACCTCAGTCAACACCACCTCGGCAGATTAAGCGCCCTGCA GTGGCTTCGCCAAAGGAAGATGGCAAGACAACCG AGCTACAGCCTCCCAAAATTCCCAAACTGGAAACCCCACACCCAGTATTGCCGCCAACTACTCACCCTCCTCCAG AACGCAAACCATCCATAAGTACAGGGACCAGCATCATAGAAAGTGAACCACCTCCAACAGGAAATGCCTCGGAAGTGGCAAAACCTTCCATCCCACCACCTCTTCATCCTCCTACTGTACACCAACAGCCACAGATTCCTCAACGGCCTCCACCATCTGCTGCTTACATAATGGGGATGTCAACAACAAGCTCCTACATGTCTGGGGAAGGCTTCCAGAGTCTGCAGTCTATGATGAAGACTGACGGACCCTCGTATGGAAGCATGCCATCTTATGGACCTCCAACTCATGTCCCTTACCATCCGCACGTGTACCCCAATCCATCTGTGCCTCCTCCCACAAATTATCCACCCAACATCCCCCCTCCTAATCCAGGATATCCCCCGCCAGGGTACAATCCTACTTACCTGCCCCCTCCCCGAATTCCCCCTGCTCATACGGTGCCACCTCCACCGGCACTGGGTCTTCCGCCAACCAGTTACCCTCCCCCCACAGTACCGCCTGGGGGGCAACCTCCTGGACCACCGCCGCCGCCACCAGGCATGCCACCTGTGGCCGGGCTAACTCGAGGTTGGTTGAGGTAA
- the ccnk gene encoding cyclin-K isoform X1, translated as MKENKENSTPTTALANADLRKPCWYWDKKDLAHTPSQLEGLDPATEARYRREGARFIFDVGTRLGLHYDTLATGIIYFHRFYMFHSFKQFPRYVTGACCLFLAGKVEETPKKCKDIIKTARSLLNDVQFSQFGDDPKEEVMVLERILLQTIKFDLQVEHPYQFLLKYAKQLKVQFSLSAGDKNKLQKLVQMAWTFVNDSLCTMLCLQWEPEIIAVAVMYLAGRLCKFEIQEWSAKPIYRRWWEQFVQDVPVELLEDICHQILDLYSQGQQQMPQAPQPQLPTIPSLEQPIPPLQVQQTKKLSPQSTPPRQIKRPAVASPKEDGKTTELQPPKIPKLETPHPVLPPTTHPPPERKPSISTGTSIIESEPPPTGNASEVAKPSIPPPLHPPTVHQQPQIPQRPPPSAAYIMGMSTTSSYMSGEGFQSLQSMMKTDGPSYGSMPSYGPPTHVPYHPHVYPNPSVPPPTNYPPNIPPPNPGYPPPGYNPTYLPPPRIPPAHTVPPPPALGLPPTSYPPPTVPPGGQPPGPPPPPPGMPPVAGLTRGWLR; from the exons ATGAAGGAAAATAAGGAGAACTCCACCCCAACTACAGCACTGGCAAATGCAGACCTCAGGAAGCCATGCTGGTATTGGGACAAAAAGGATCTGGCCCACACCCCATCACAACTTGAAGGACTTGATCCAGCAACAGAGGCACGCTACCGTCGGGAGGGTGCCAGGTTTATATTTGATGTGGGAACACGTTTGGGGCT ACATTATGACACACTGGCCACAGGAATAATATATTTTCATCGTTTCTATATGTTTCATTCCTTCAAGCAATTTCCACGATAT gtTACAGGAGCCTGCTGCCTCTTCCTGGCTGGGAAAGTAGAAGAGACTCCTAAAAAGTGTAAAGACATCATTAAAACCGCTCGAAGTTTGCTGAATGATGTACAGTTTTCACAGTTTGGAGATGATCCCAAG GAAGAAGTCATGGTACTGGAGAGGATTTTGTTACAGACAATTAAATTTGACTTGCAGGTTGAACATCCCTATCAGTTCTTGCTTAAGTATGCTAAACAGCTTAAAG TCCAATTTTCTCTTTCTGCAGGTGACAAAAATAAACTTCAAAAGCTGGTGCAAATGGCTTGGACGTTTGTAAATGATAG CCTGTGCACCATGCTTTGTCTGCAGTGGGAGCCAGAGATCATTGCTGTGGCTGTGATGTACCTCGCTGGTAGGCTGTGCAAATTTGAAATCCAAGAGTGGTCAGCTAAGCCCAtttacagaaggtggtgggaacaGTTTGTACAGGACGTGCCTGTGGAACTACTGGAAG ACATCTGCCATCAGATACTGGACCTTTATTCCCAGGGTCAACAACAGATGCCCCAGGCACCCCAGCCACAACTGCCAACAATACCAAGTTTGGAGCAACCGATACCACCACTGCAGGTGCAGCAAACCAAAAAACTTTCACCTCAGTCAACACCACCTCGGCAGATTAAGCGCCCTGCA GTGGCTTCGCCAAAGGAAGATGGCAAGACAACCG AGCTACAGCCTCCCAAAATTCCCAAACTGGAAACCCCACACCCAGTATTGCCGCCAACTACTCACCCTCCTCCAG AACGCAAACCATCCATAAGTACAGGGACCAGCATCATAGAAAGTGAACCACCTCCAACAGGAAATGCCTCGGAAGTGGCAAAACCTTCCATCCCACCACCTCTTCATCCTCCTACTGTACACCAACAGCCACAGATTCCTCAACGGCCTCCACCATCTGCTGCTTACATAATGGGGATGTCAACAACAAGCTCCTACATGTCTGGGGAAGGCTTCCAGAGTCTGCAGTCTATGATGAAGACTGACGGACCCTCGTATGGAAGCATGCCATCTTATGGACCTCCAACTCATGTCCCTTACCATCCGCACGTGTACCCCAATCCATCTGTGCCTCCTCCCACAAATTATCCACCCAACATCCCCCCTCCTAATCCAGGATATCCCCCGCCAGGGTACAATCCTACTTACCTGCCCCCTCCCCGAATTCCCCCTGCTCATACGGTGCCACCTCCACCGGCACTGGGTCTTCCGCCAACCAGTTACCCTCCCCCCACAGTACCGCCTGGGGGGCAACCTCCTGGACCACCGCCGCCGCCACCAGGCATGCCACCTGTGGCCGGGCTAACTCGAGGTTGGTTGAGGTAA